TACGGCATTCAGGGAGCCTGTTATCCTGCTAAAGCTCAACTCAACACTACCCACAGGTCCTGGCATGACCTCCCACccccatagaatcacagaatggtttgggttggaaaggaccctaagatcatgtagttacaaccccctgccatgggcagggacacctcactgttgaccatgtctcccaaggctctgtccaacctggccttgaacactgccagggatggagcatttaccacttctctgggcagcctgttccagtgcctcaccaccctcacagtaaagaacttcttccttatatgtaacccGAACTTCCCCTttgtaagtttgaacccataCCCCATTCCTGGTTGGAAGCGCTACACCATGGGCACTAGGACTTCCCATCTAACATGGGGTGGGATGACCCTATGCGATACCCACACACAGGGGGCAAACTCCTTTCCTTTGCCCCCCGGCCAGGCTCCCCTAACCAGGTTATAGCCAGCAATCTGGGTTCCCCCTTCCCCCAGATCCATTGAAGCGGGTGCATCGGGAGGCCGGGATGCTGGAGGGCGGGAAATGGCAGTGGGGAAGTGGGGAGGAGCGGGGGGGCAGAGGAGTTCCTGAAGTTTTCTGTCCTGGATAGCTGgaataaatctcattttctctggTCTCTTGCCGAGGCAAGGATTGGCTCAGCGGTGCTGCAGCCcgccctcctccttcccacgTCCCCTCCCCGACAGCTTCACTCCCTCTCTCCGGTGGCATTGGGGCGTCAGCCTGGGAGAGCCAGCCTTGGGGGGACAGCCGtgggaaaagggaggggggCATGCCTCCCTTTTGTGCCCCCCTCCGCTCCGGGATGCGGCAGCAGTAACCCTCAGAGCAAGTGACGGGCCGACGGGAAGTGTCTCCCAACTTTTCATCCAgaggacagagaggaaaaataataaccCTGGTTTGGAAGAGGTAAATCCTGAAAGTTTTGATTCCTCGGTTTGTAGAcgtggagggagggagaggggtgtcaggagcagaaggaaaagcatggAAAGGGTGGTTGGAGAAGGCAGAAGCGGGAGGGGTGGCAAAgcgatggggatggggaggatggcaaaaaagaaagggagaaggcaggaaTGCAACAGGAAACcgggaggaaggaaagcaggaattaGGAGAGGGGAgacaggaggctggaggggagggagcaaGGAGAGAAAGGGGGTGAGGAGGGGTCCCTCCTGACCCCCTCCTCTGGATACCCCTCAGAGCCCTGCAGGCTGTCGGTGCCTCAATTTTGGGgtttggaggaagaaagggagcaCTTTGGGACAAGGAGCCACAGAGGGGATGGCTGGAAACTGCCTGCCTTTGGAGCCCCGGCCTCCCTCCATGTCCCAGTGTGTCTGCTTGGAAAAATACCCTTGTTACACAGAGAGATATAActacatgtatatatatagcagctggcagcacaggagTCGGACTCAGGCTTGTCCGCCTACTGCCCGGCGCTGCTCCAGGGGAGCTGGAAGAGGCCCAGCCTGGCCAGCAGagcccttttccccctttcccaaaAGCCTGTCCCTGCCAGCTTTCCCCATCCCAGAGCAGTGACCCAACGAGGGAGccgctgcctccctccctccagggAAAGGGTGGTTTGTCAGCACTCAGGAAGGCTGGGAAAGCCTTCCTGGCAGCCCACATCCATTTCCACTCGCTCTTCCCCCTATTGAGACCACCCCAAACTTCTCCTCGCCCTCTTTTGGAGTATGTCCCCTTTGGAAAAGGGGGGgtaaggaaaggaggaggaggaggagggaagaggctgctttcagcagctccagccaacTAGACATCTGGattatttccccccccttcctgGTTTCCGCTCTTCCCAGCAAGCAGAACAGCTCTGGCCATTCCTGCCTAGTGGAAAACCAGTGGTAACCAGCTGAACTCAGGGGGAAATCAGGGGAGgccaggctgggaggaggaggaggagatgccGGCAGTTGGTCTTTGAGGGCAGGGGGCTTCCCGGAGGAGGTGAGCAGGGATCCAGGgagaggatgctggggaaggggaggtcGGGATGAGCTGGGGGCTCAGACAGAAGCAGTGTCCGGACAGACGGGTGGCCAGGCAGGGGGTCCCTTGCCCAGTGGAGGAAAGGAGAGTGCACGGGTCGCCCTTTGCCCACAGAATCACGAGTCTGCTTGGGCAGAGGGGAGGGCTGACAGGGGCAGAACAAGCAGGGAGACACACAAGAGGCAGAGGGAATGAGGAGAAAGGGGGAGactggagggaggaaaagcctGCCAGAAACCTGCCATCCAGGTAGGGTTGGGCACtggctccctccctccctcctctcccagcacctgATGCCTGCCAGCAGGCAAGGAGAGCCAGGGGTGCTGGCTTGTGTCCCTGTGGTGGCCAAGGGACAAGGAAGGAGAaactctcctcctcccagctccccacTCAGTGGTTCTCCAGGCAGGGAGCAAGGGGATGCTCTCCTCCCGCATACCCCTATATCCCTCACCTCCCCACCTTGTCCCCAGGGTGATGCTGCCCCAGTTCCcacagggcagctctgctgtgcagggGACCTGGGGTGGGCTGGGGCAGTCCACCCCTTAGAGTAACCCTGCTGAAGGGCACACTCCCACTTTGGGTTTCTCAGGGGCTTCAacatgcagaaggaaaggaaaactcgAGGGCTGTAACTTGCCTAATACCCTTTCCTGGGGCTGTGAGTGTTCCTGGGGGATCCAAAATGACAGATCAAAAACCAGGTTGCACCTCTCTCCCTGCAGTCCCGAGATGCCTGTTGTGCTGCAGGGACCACCCTTGTGGCTTCCTTGCACTCCTGACCCAGTGGCTATGGGTGGGCTTCTGCCAGAGGGAGGAAGCTGCCCCCAGGTTGTCCTCCCACCCCAAAGCTGTCCCAGCCACGAGGCACCACTGCATGACCTCCATGAGCAGGAACAGACATGGGCTGCGTGAGCCAGGGAGCTGGGGGCCAACCTGCCACTGTCCCCACTGCCACCGGCCACTGCCACCCCGGGAGGCAGCCAatggtgctggagctgccaggggaggtttgttttcccttccgCAGGCATTAACCCCTGGCAGATAAGAGGGGCCCTGGGTGAGCAAACAAGGCCAGGGCAAGGCGAAAACACGTGTAGCCTGCCAGGAAAGCAGCTTCATGCCCAGGGCTCCCCCTTGCCAGAGGCTCTGCCACCCTGGCATCgcctggctgctctgaggtgACCTGGGGACAGGCAGGCAGAGTGGCATTGGCAAAGCCATGCAGGGATGGGGGTACCCACACAGGGATGGAAGGATGCAAGGCTCCTGCATCACCTCTTGCCATGCTGCCCTCTATAGTGGGTCCTGCTGAAAGGACCCAGCTCCATCCTGTTCCCCAGACCCCTAAGTGGGGACTAAGCCCAGGGAGGGCCCTTTCCTGAGGAGGGTGTCCGGACCACTGATGCTCAGAGGTGTCCCACATCCCaaaccttctcctttccccatctTGCCCTGTTCCTCTTACCACACACAGCAGCGGGGGATCTGAGTGTCACCTCTCTGCCATCACACAtctggctgctgcctccctgcctgtgccccagTACCCTGAGTGCAGGGACCTATCCCACCTTCTCTCCCACCTTCTCTCCTCACCTCCCTTGCCATGCCTCAGTTTTCCCTGCCTGCAAAGCAGCTGCCCTCCCTGCACCCtacctccctgctgctccaaCATGCTCCAGCACCCGAGGGCCTACAGAGTTCAACAAACAAACCAATATACAAACAGTgtgtttttcctccctgccaCCCCTCCTCCCCGAGAAGCACGCAGTCCCCAGGCCTCACCCTCTGCCCAAGGGCTCATCTGAATAGCAAAAAGAAGGGAGAGGTTTCTTACCCCGGGAGCCTGGGCTCTGGGAGGAGGTCCTGCCTGGGAGGGAAATCCTCAGCCTGTGTCGCGGCATGGGTCCGGCAAAGCTGCTTTGGAGgcaggggaaactgaggcacaccAAGTGAGGTCAGAGGGAGGGTGTTTTGGTGGgaaagcctttttcttcctccccaagACAAAGGCCAGGCAAGGGGGACAGCCAGTAGCAACCTCCCCACTGTTGTATATCCACCACCTTTAACCTCCCCAGCCAGTCCTGGTGCACAGCCCACATGGTTGGGAAGATTCTCTCTGAGTTCTTCACCATTCACTCCTCTTACCTTGTCTAGGTGGCCACCGACACCAAGGCGTTTGCCCTGCCCAAGCTCCCGTCACCCGCTGCCCCATCCGTGACCCGCTCCCCTTacccaacagcagcagtgccagaagACAGTGGATTAACCCCTAAGCCTGCAGCCAGACgcagcctccagcagcctccACAGCACCTGGGGTGACCCCAGACACCCCCTGGGGACACCTCTGCCTCCCACTCATTGTGGGCGGCTTCATGAGCACAACGTagagcagggaagcaggggaCAGGCGCCCTTCCCACCTGCGGAAAGCCAAGGTGACGTGAGCCATCCCACCAAGAACACCGGAGCAGGAGCGATGGGGAGGCCCGGGATGTGACAGGACACCCCAGTGCTGGAAGCCCAGCaaaggctggttttgggggtgtttttcaAAGACAGGGGCAAGGTGAGGGGTGCAACATGAGCCTGGGGAAGCTGCCGGTGCTCAGCTGGGTGTCAGGCTCCCACGGGAAGCGGCGGCTGAAGTCGGAGCTGACGCCGGACATGATCAGCCCACCGCTGGGGGACTTTCGGCACACCATGCACGTGGGGCGCGGTGGGGATGTCTTCGGGGACACCTCCTTCCTCAGCAATCACGGTGGAGCCGACACGGCCAAAGCCAACAACTTCTTCGCCCGGACGCTGCGGCACGTCCGCCGGACGCCGCTGAGGAGCCGGGGCAGCGGGAGCCAGACATCGCCGGCCCCCCCAGCCATCTCGCCCATCATCAAGAATGCCGTCTCACTGCCACAGCTCAATGAGGGCACATATGAtggcggcagcagcagccgggGCTTGAGCAGCAAGTTCTCCTTCAAAAGTGCCTCCAACAGCTTCTCCAAGACACACCAGACCTACGGTGAGTGAAGCGCAGGGCAGAGGCTGGTGCCCAGGCACAGTGCATCCTCTGCAGCCCTTCTCCATcgctccgtgcctcagtttcccactGAGGGACTTTAGGCTctcagcagagacaggacgTTTAAGAGTCCCCTATGAGGAGATAACCCTAACCTTGCTTTCAGTTGTGGTCCTTGCTCCCGCCCTTGGCAGGTCTCCCCCAAAGTGGGACATGGATGGTTTCTCCTCTCACAAAGCTGGCAGCCCATGTGGAGTCATCGTGAGGGGGTGCCCTCCATCTCCCTTCCCCATAAGCAGCCTCCCCAAGGACACCAAAAGGGCATTGGGGCAGTGGGGCAATGCCCACACCAAGGTTGCGAGGTCAAGGAGACCCATGGCACAGCCTTCCCTACCTTCATACAGATGATCTAACCCTGTCCCTAGGTGTGCAACCTCCCCCATCTCCAAGAGACTCCATCtcatctcctccttccccattGTGCCCACATCCCTCCCCACTGGTCAGGGTCCAGGAGGGACCTTTGGGAAGGATGGAACGGGACAGCAGGGTAGCTCTTCTCTGGCCTCACAGCACTGGACTGTGGCTCAGCTTTTCCCCAGGGAGGGAGGTCTGGAGCAGACGATCTCGGGAGGGTGGGATCTGGGGGTCCTGCAGCAGCCGGGGGTGATGGCTGGGCTCAGAGGGAAAGGCAGGCTGAGGCAATGCTGCCATCTCCTGGTCCTACCTGCCTGGATCAGCCCCCACCAGCATCCTCCCAAGCCCAGAGCCCACCTGAAGACCCTCTGCTGTAACTCGGAGCTTTGGAGATGTCCAGGCAGACACCGGCTTGTCCTTTAGAGGCCAGCTCCAATGATGGGAGTGTGCCATTTCGGTGTCAGTGTCCCTTGTCCCCCTCAGAGGTAAGGCAAGCTTCCTCCCACCTCACCATCCCATCTCACCAGCCATCCCTTCTGCATTGCAGGGCTGGAGTCTGGGTTTTGCACCATCCCTCGCGTCCCTCGCTTGGAAAAGGCCCAAGAGAGCTCCTTCCCTGGGGAAGCAGAGCTGACACGCTCAGACTCCCTGCTCTCCTTCCGCCTGGACCTGGGGCCCTCCCTCATGAGCGAGCTCCTCCAGGTCATGAGCTTCTCCGAAACCAACGGCAGTGAGGTGGGGCAGAACAGCCCAGACCTGTGCGGTGAGGGGACCAGGGATGGTGTCCCTCCAGCACTGGGAGAGGACAAGGCAATGTCCAGCTTCTGGGACCGCTCTGGGCAGAGCAGCCTGTCACGGGCCAGCTCGCTGCCAGGACTGTCAGTCCGTGCCAATGGAGAGGCACACGCCATCGAGGGCACTGGAGAGGACTCTGCCTGGGCCTCAGGGCTGGGTACATCACCCAGAGGGACCCCGTGGCAGGGCCATTGGAACGACTGCACCATCGAGGCAGGAGAGTTTGACCGGGAAACACAGGTCCTGGCCCGTCACTATGGTGGGACCAGCACCCCACGGAGCTCGGAGAAGGGTGAGGGTCCCCGGCAGGCCCGGACGCAGACCCTATGGgagagccccagcagcagcttgtggCGGTCACAGGTGACAGGGGGTAGCCGATCCCCTGAGGCCACTTGGAACCAAGGAGAtgaggacgaggaggaggaggaagaggccaCGTTCTCCAACCTGCAGGAGGGGTATGCTGGTGCCCGGGGGGGGCGCAGCAACTCCTTCGAGTATGCcgatgaggaggaggatgatgaagtCAAGGTGTGAACTGCCATCACGGCCCCTCACCAGAAGCACTGGTGCTGGGGTCTTTGccctcctccctgtcccctATCCACAGGCACCAGCGTCACCAGCAGACCCAGCGGGCAACCTCCTTGCCAAGCTGGGGGCActgaggatgctggaggggggcAGGAGAAGAGCCCATCTCCTGGGGGGCTGCCTGGAGCTGCGCCAGGCTGCTGTGGGGGGGTGGTGAGGGCTGTGCATCGCAGCACCAGGCACTGTGGCCCTTAGACTGCCATTAGACACCAAAGGGACATTCCAATGTGCcaaagaaacccccaaaccccttcctACTCCATCCGGTTCCCCCTAGCACCCTCTCTTCCATCCCTCAGCCTGGACCTGCCAGCATGTCTGGGGATGTGCTCCCTTCTCCCACCAAAGCCTCCAACTGCCCTCTGTGCTGGCACCGGTGCCCTTGTAGAGATAGTCCCACCGATAGTTCTGGCACATACAGGATGGGGGtctccccagctccagctggtGCAAGACCTTCCATATAGCACATCTATCTACCAGGGGAGGTCAGCTGGGGGCTCAAGGCTAACCCCAAGGAGCTGggctttttccctccccccccaccaaTAAGGCTGTGAGCTCAGTGTTCAGGAGGCGAGAGCACCCACAGAGATAACCAAAAGGGTCTTTCCActtgcttcctgctgctgagcatcacTTAGGACAGCTCCTTTTCTGACCTtcacctccctgcagcagggaggagagaaacTTCTTGtctggctggaggcagaggcAAGGTTGTCAGGTCACCACATTCTGCAGTTCAGGCCCAAAAACCCCATTCCCCCCACCTCAG
The window above is part of the Strigops habroptila isolate Jane chromosome 3, bStrHab1.2.pri, whole genome shotgun sequence genome. Proteins encoded here:
- the CDC42EP1 gene encoding cdc42 effector protein 1, whose protein sequence is MSLGKLPVLSWVSGSHGKRRLKSELTPDMISPPLGDFRHTMHVGRGGDVFGDTSFLSNHGGADTAKANNFFARTLRHVRRTPLRSRGSGSQTSPAPPAISPIIKNAVSLPQLNEGTYDGGSSSRGLSSKFSFKSASNSFSKTHQTYGLESGFCTIPRVPRLEKAQESSFPGEAELTRSDSLLSFRLDLGPSLMSELLQVMSFSETNGSEVGQNSPDLCGEGTRDGVPPALGEDKAMSSFWDRSGQSSLSRASSLPGLSVRANGEAHAIEGTGEDSAWASGLGTSPRGTPWQGHWNDCTIEAGEFDRETQVLARHYGGTSTPRSSEKGEGPRQARTQTLWESPSSSLWRSQVTGGSRSPEATWNQGDEDEEEEEEATFSNLQEGYAGARGGRSNSFEYADEEEDDEVKV